The genomic segment ATTTATGTTCAGATATTGTGGAATAACAACAGGCATAATTGGTGAAAGAAAATAGATATATAATGGCGATAAAAAATATATAACATCATGAGCATCAGTGCTATCACGTATCATTATTTGCCCGATAAAAATAATGGATATTATTGCATGGGAAATAAAACCGTCTGCCAACATTTTGCTGAGGATGGCGCAAAAATTATACCCTGGTCTAAGGCTCCAGAATTTGATGATGATGTCGTCTCTCTTCGACTGGAACTGACCGACAAAAATGTGAAATCGCTGAAGGGTAGACCTCCTAAGTGGCTGGCAGGCTTAGCTAAGCTAACGTTTCTGCAAATGCCACTTGAGTTAATGGTAAATATGGAGCCGGGAGATCTTCCCGTCGGACTTAAAAGTTTAATGTTAGTTCATTATGAAACAAGTCGTTATTACGCTCCTATTGCATGGAGGGCGCTTGCTGAATCGACTGCATTAGAAGCGTTAACTTTGCAAAATGATTTTGGATCAGAATCCTGCGCTGCTTTCACTTGCGTTAGTGACTTTCAGATGTTGAATTTATCATTCCTCTCTTACGATTCTGCAAAAAATGGGAAACTTGTAACGCTGATCGATAATAATAAACGTTTCGAATTAATTAGTATAGATTGCATCACCAAGGATGAAATTAATTCAGACACTGTAAGAAACGCCATTGGGCTAAGTTTTATCGGCGTAGATAAAACCATAGATCTACATTCACTCGAAGGTTTGAGCAACCTGGAAGCTATTTTCATTAACAGTGCAGAATGCGAAATTGATTGTAGCATTTTTGATAAAATACCGAATATTAAAGAAGTGGAAATTATTAATAGCAAGAAAATAACCAACTCCCCTGCGCTGTTAGCTAATCGAAAGGTTAATAAGCTTTTTGTTTTAGATTGCGGCAATCCGTTTAAAAAATTAAAAAAAGAAGTCGATCCTGGCGATTACGAACTTCTTGATATCGATTATTCATAACGGATTGGTAGGGTGGGTAAGCTTGCGCACCCACCATCGGGTTAACCAGGCGGGTTCGCAAGCTTACCCGCCCTACATCGCTGTACCCAAAATGGCGCACCCACCGGTATGACGCACGCAAAAATCACGCGACCTTCATCACGCCTTTCAGGAGCGCATAATCGTAGAGGCGGTCGCGGGCGATATTCTTCATTTTCACTTCGCACATGATGTCGAAATCGGTAAACGACAGCGCCCAGTCGTTCAGCGTACTGTTGAAATAATAATCGGAATGCGCGCGCAGTTTGGTTTTAGGAATGCCCAGTTGTGACTGCTCCGGGTAACCCTGTTCAGGGATAAGCCCTTCCTGAGAGATGGAATAATGCAAAACCGGGCGTACGCCGCGCCAGGAGGCTTTTATCTGCTCAATGCGCGGATCGTCCGGCGTAATAAACGCATTCTCTTTGACCCAGTGGTGATGAATATCCAGCACGACAGGGCACAGCGCCTGCGCCTGGAGCACGTCATCCAGCGAGCAGGAGATTTCGTCGTTCTCCACGGTTAACATCTTCTGCGCCTGCGGGCTTAAGCGGTTAAAGGCGTCGCGAAACCCTTCGAACCCGCGCTTACCGTTCATGTGAATATTGATTTTGAAATCCTGAAAACGCTGCCCGTAGCCCATCATCACCGCACAGGTAGCATGATATTCCACATCCTCGATGGCGCGGTCGACCACATCAGGGTTATCTGACGCTAAGACGGAATACTGGCCGGGATGAAAGGAGAGGCGAATATCCTGTTCCCGCGCATATTCCCCGCAGCGGGTAAACTGCGGCGCGAGATCGGCTAAAAACTCCTGATAGACCGGGCCTGCCTCGGGCACGGTAAAGAGCGGTAAGAGATCGCTGCCGATACGCATCATGCGCAACGCAGGCGGTAACGGCGCGAGCTGCTCAAACGTTGAATAGAGGTTTCTGAGATTGGTCTCAGAGAGCTGATATAACAGCGTCAGCCGTTGCTCATGGCTGAGGCTTAAAAAACGGGTGCGGGTCGTCGATTTAAACGGAAACTCCTGCTTAAGCCCTGAATCTAAAAACTTACACGCGAAACCTAATTTCATGCACCCTCCGGTTATCTCTGGTTTTAGTGTAGCAGCAGAAAACCGGCCGCCGCCTTACCCGTAGAACCGGGGTTTAAGGAAGGGCGTTATACTGTTTGTTTGCCGCGGCGCTGCCGCGCTACTCACGGACTTATCAGAAACGACTTATGAAATTGCTTTCCACGCGCATTATCCTTCCCGTTATCGCCTGCGCGGCGCTGGCGTACTGGTGGCTGACGCCGCATTACAATAAAGAAGACAAAGGCTATTACGCCTCCGTGTTTTGTACTATCCAGGCGCAGGGGGGCGATGACTGGGCCGCGAGCATGGAAAATGTCGTCGAAGGCAGCAACAATGACTACGCCCTGCAAAAACAACACTATTCCTCTGAGCTCGGCCGCGAAGTCATCCGCACGTGGAAAGGGCTTGATGAAACCCAACGCAATGCGCTTACCGCCAATCCGCAGACTTGCGGCGAAGCGCTTGCCCGCCTGATGCGCTAAGCGCGCTACCGGAGATCGCATTGGCGGCTACACTCAGTGATTAACATCACTACTGTGAGGTCGCTTTTGTTCCGATACACATTCCTTGCCCTGAGTGGGTTTTCACTGATTGCCGCCGCCTATGGGCTGGCGCGCTTCTCGTGGGGACTGCTACTCCCGGCGGTCATTCGGGACATCCCGATGTCCTCCACGCTTATTGGCGCGCTTTCAGCGGCGTCGTTCGCCGCCTATGGCGTGGCAAGCGTGGTGGCATCGCTCTGCACCGCCCGCACCGGGCCAAAGCTACCCGCGTTACTGGCCGGTCTCTTCGCTATCACCGGGCTTATCATCCTGGCA from the Cronobacter condimenti 1330 genome contains:
- the uvsE gene encoding UV DNA damage repair endonuclease UvsE, producing the protein MKLGFACKFLDSGLKQEFPFKSTTRTRFLSLSHEQRLTLLYQLSETNLRNLYSTFEQLAPLPPALRMMRIGSDLLPLFTVPEAGPVYQEFLADLAPQFTRCGEYAREQDIRLSFHPGQYSVLASDNPDVVDRAIEDVEYHATCAVMMGYGQRFQDFKINIHMNGKRGFEGFRDAFNRLSPQAQKMLTVENDEISCSLDDVLQAQALCPVVLDIHHHWVKENAFITPDDPRIEQIKASWRGVRPVLHYSISQEGLIPEQGYPEQSQLGIPKTKLRAHSDYYFNSTLNDWALSFTDFDIMCEVKMKNIARDRLYDYALLKGVMKVA